A genome region from Populus alba chromosome 5, ASM523922v2, whole genome shotgun sequence includes the following:
- the LOC118029192 gene encoding protein kinase STUNTED yields the protein MRMLLREGEGMADSGDSTVIVGVKLDPASRELLTWALVKVAQPGDTVIALHILDNNEIVDREGKSSLLSLVKAFDNVLAVYEGFCNLKQVDLKLKLCRGSSFRRILVREAKSYTATKVIVGATKNHLSIWPSTSVAKYCAKKLPKDCSVLAFNNGKVVFQRERTPKNTGTKDHVQSGLLGVVHKTISFEKNSRVSNEGGTNEASRNDQDNGLTLEQVLMKARSNSLASIMRENCSVCGSVMKPADDSCNKSAEASCGDSDGDDKSLALVPVPRVEEPTSSVSTLISQVPELKPGWPLLRSSVLPNRKTSDRSFVRQISVVQWAMRLPSRQLSLSTVNSDHKQDVSDKGEAQLNLDGESGAIVAVGMETATAPLSPDHNSRSLPKELEGLHEKYSATCRLFQGQELLSATSNFLAENLIGKGGSSQVYKGCLPDGKELAVKILKPSEDVLKEFVQEIEIITTLSHKNIISLLGFCFEEKNLLLVYDFLSRGSLEENLHGNKKDPHAFGWNERYKVALGIAEALDYLHSCSAQPVIHRDVKSSNILLSDDFEPQLSDFGLAKWAPTSSSHIICNDVAGTFGYLAPEYFMYGKVNNKIDVYAFGVVLLELLSGKKPISNDLPKGQESLVMWAKPILNGGKVSQLLDPILGDSCDRDQMERMVLAATLCVRRAPRARPQMSLVVKLLQGDAEVTRWARLQVNAVEESDVLDDEACPRSNLQSHLNLALLDVENDSLSSSSLEQSISLQDYLQGRWSRSSSLD from the exons ATGAGAATGCTGCTGCGTGAAGGAGAGGGAATGGCAGACTCCGGTGACAGTACGGTGATAGTAGGagtcaagcttgaccctgcgaGTAGAGAGTTGTTGACTTGGGCTTTGGTCAAAGTGGCTCAACCTGGAGATACTGTAATTGCTCTTCATATCCTTGACAATAATG AAATCGTGGATCGTGAAGGGAAATCTTCGCTTCTCTCGCTTGTGAAAGCTTTTGACAATGTTCTTGCTGTTTATGAAGGTTTCTGCAACTTGAAACag GTGGATCTCAAGCTCAAGTTATGCAGAGGTTCATCATTTCGGAGAATTTTAGTCAGGGAAGCAAAATCTTATACAGCAACCAAGGTTATTGTTGGAGCTACCAAGAATCATCTTTCAATCTGGCCATCAACATCTGTGGCCAAGTATTGTGCTAAAAAACTACCAAAGGATTGTTCTGTTCTTGCTTTCAATAATGGGAAAGTTGTGTTTCAAAGGGAGCGCACTCCAAAGAATACCG GAACTAAAGATCATGTTCAGAGTGGTTTGCTTGGTGTTGTTCACAAGACAATTTCATTTGAGAAAAATTCTAGAGTATCGAATGAAGGCGGTACCAACGAGGCCTCTAGGAACGATCAGGACAATGGCCTGACTTTGGAGCAGGTGTTAATGAAAGCTCGTTCCAATAGTTTGGCAAGTATCATGAGAGAGAACTGCTCAGTTTGTGGATCGGTTATGAAACCTGCTGATGATTCCTGTAATAAATCTGCAGAAGCATCTTGTGGTGACAGTGATGGCGATGACAAGTCTTTAGCTCTAGTTCCAGTACCAAGGGTGGAGGAACCCACGAGTTCAGTTTCCACGTTAATTAGTCAAGTGCCTGAATTGAAACCTGGTTGGCCACTACTCCGTAGTTCTGTTTTACCGAATCGAAAAACATCAGATAGATCTTTTGTGAGGCAGATCTCTGTGGTTCAATGGGCAATGAGGTTGCCCAGCAGGCAACTCTCACTATCCACTGTCAATTCAGATCACAAACAGGATGTTTCTGATAAGGGTGAAGCGCAATTGAATTTAGATGGAGAAAGTGGTGCAATTGTTGCCGTTGGAATGGAGACAGCGACAGCTCCGCTTTCTCCTGACCACAACTCGAGAAGTTTGCCAAAAGAATTGGAGGGTCTTCATGAGAAATACTCAGCAACTTGCAGATTGTTTCAGGGCCAAGAACTTCTCTCAGCCACGTCCAACTTCTTGGCTG aaaatttgATTGGGAAAGGGGGCAGCAGTCAGGTCTATAAAGGTTGCCTTCCCGACGGCAAGGAACTTGCTGTGAAAATCCTAAAGCCATCTGAAGATGTACTGAAGGAGTTTGTTCAGGAAATTGAGATTATCACTACCTTATCTCACAAGAACATCATTTCTCTCTTGGGGTTCtgttttgaggaaaaaaatctTCTCTTGGTTTACGATTTCCTGTCAAGAGGAAGTCTTGAAGAGAATCTTCACG GTAACAAGAAGGACCCACATGCATTTGGTTGGAATGAGAGATATAAGGTGGCTTTAGGAATCGCAGAGGCCTTGGACTATCTTCATAGCTGCAGTGCTCAACCTGTGATCCACAGAGATGTTAAATCATCAAATATCCTATTATCTGATGATTTTGAGCCACAG CtatctgattttggacttgcTAAATGGGCACCGACCTCCTCATCTCATATAATCTGCAATGATGTTGCTGGAACTTTTGG TTACCTGGCTCCTGAATACTTCATGTATGGCAAAGTAAACAACAAGATTGATGTCTATGCATTTGGAGTTGTACTCCTTGAGCTTCTTTCAGGGAAAAAGCCAATAAGCAATGATCTTCCTAAAGGCCAGGAGAGCCTGGTGATGTGG GCAAAACCAATCCTAAATGGTGGAAAGGTTTCCCAATTGTTAGACCCAATCTTGGGTGATAGCTGTGATCGTGATCAGATGGAGAGGATGGTTTTAGCCGCCACTCTCTGTGTAAGACGTGCCCCACGAGCTAGGCCTCAAATGAGCCTT GTCGTGAAGCTCCTCCAAGGAGATGCGGAAGTGACCAGGTGGGCACGGCTGCAAGTTAATGCTGTGGAAGAATCTGACGTTTTGGATGATGAAGCATGTCCGCGTTCTAATCTCCAGTCCCATCTTAACCTTGCATTGCTGGATGTTGAGAATGATTCACTCTCCTCGAGCAGCTTAGAGCAGAGCATATCATTGCAGGATTACTTGCAAGGCAGGTGGAGCCGCTCATCAAGCTTAGACTGA